One window of the bacterium genome contains the following:
- a CDS encoding T9SS type A sorting domain-containing protein, with protein sequence MSILSFCSSEAAAQCIEYGDFMHQSGSLALPALAYAAATDGSVALVANSFSGLQVVDVTDPSHPILAATLDTPGEAVDVAIRGEFGFVADGQTGLLIVDLTDPYAPVVVATVDTPGVARAVCLEGDWAYVADMEAGVQVVDISDPHLASLAASFCPGSYVLDIAVGGHKAYIAANSDGLLVVDVRDPLHAQFEGAVDGIWHVQTVATGGNYVYAVSGFSADIDIVEIGALSSPRLVQTMYLPDDCVDVTTVDSRLYVASFEAGLLVYDVSELDAIQLVGGVDTPGYAYGTAVAGGIAVVADFDRGLHVIDVSTARTPVALGEALVGAMPYDICVQGDFAYPASRSGLHVVDIGDPAAMGVVGVLAGDNQPFWSVAATESHAFVTQGSAGLRVIDIGNAAGPETVGALDLPGDMASAIALAGNLALVTDTYTGLHLVNISDPRQPVAVSSLAMPDLSMGVSVRGNLAFVAAYAAGLQVVDFSDVTRPIVVGSLAMTGETYQVEVRGDLAYVVGTGPGLQIVDVSDPSEPRAMGQCQSVLGRLALDPALPYAYVMHRHGFKVVDIRDAAQPQLIGEMFRNGEVAGMAACAGGVLFGDWDTGLVMAPVQCGAASAVDAPVGLPTTRPLRIAPNPLSAQATIAFDLERPGTVEAAVYDLAGRLVRHLAQRSAAAGPQQLWWDGRNDAGRAMPAGVYLVTVRAGGTTSSARLALVH encoded by the coding sequence TTGTCGATCCTGAGTTTCTGCAGCTCGGAAGCGGCTGCTCAGTGTATCGAGTACGGAGATTTCATGCACCAGAGCGGCAGCCTGGCGCTTCCCGCTCTCGCGTACGCCGCCGCGACCGACGGCTCCGTGGCGCTGGTGGCCAATTCGTTCAGCGGGTTGCAGGTCGTGGACGTCACCGATCCATCCCACCCCATCCTGGCCGCGACCCTGGACACACCTGGTGAAGCCGTGGACGTCGCCATTCGCGGCGAGTTCGGATTCGTCGCGGACGGGCAGACCGGACTGCTCATCGTCGACTTGACGGATCCGTACGCACCTGTGGTCGTGGCAACGGTCGACACGCCGGGCGTGGCCCGCGCGGTGTGTCTGGAAGGGGACTGGGCTTACGTGGCGGACATGGAAGCCGGGGTGCAGGTTGTCGATATCAGCGATCCGCACCTGGCGAGCCTGGCGGCGAGCTTTTGCCCTGGTTCCTACGTTCTCGATATCGCGGTTGGCGGGCACAAGGCCTACATCGCCGCCAATTCCGATGGTCTGCTGGTTGTCGATGTCCGCGATCCGTTGCACGCGCAATTCGAGGGCGCGGTGGATGGAATCTGGCACGTTCAGACTGTCGCCACAGGTGGCAACTATGTCTATGCAGTGTCTGGCTTTTCGGCCGACATCGATATCGTCGAGATCGGCGCTTTGTCGAGTCCGCGTCTGGTACAGACCATGTACTTGCCCGATGACTGCGTCGACGTGACTACAGTCGATTCCCGGCTGTACGTTGCCAGCTTCGAGGCGGGCCTGCTGGTCTATGACGTTTCCGAACTCGACGCGATCCAACTTGTCGGCGGCGTGGACACGCCCGGCTACGCATACGGTACCGCGGTGGCCGGTGGAATCGCCGTCGTGGCTGACTTCGACCGCGGGTTGCATGTGATCGATGTCTCGACTGCACGGACGCCCGTCGCGCTCGGCGAAGCTTTGGTGGGCGCCATGCCGTACGACATCTGCGTTCAGGGTGATTTTGCGTACCCGGCCAGCCGTTCAGGATTGCACGTGGTTGACATCGGGGACCCCGCGGCAATGGGTGTAGTCGGGGTTCTGGCCGGCGACAATCAGCCCTTCTGGAGTGTGGCCGCGACGGAGAGCCATGCCTTCGTCACCCAAGGGAGTGCGGGTCTGCGTGTCATCGACATCGGCAACGCAGCAGGGCCAGAGACCGTGGGTGCCCTGGATCTGCCGGGAGACATGGCCTCGGCCATCGCCCTTGCCGGCAATCTGGCCCTCGTCACCGACACCTACACCGGCCTGCATCTTGTCAACATCAGCGACCCCCGGCAACCAGTCGCGGTGAGTTCCCTGGCGATGCCGGACTTGTCCATGGGTGTCTCGGTTCGCGGCAACCTGGCGTTTGTGGCGGCTTATGCCGCGGGTCTGCAGGTGGTTGATTTCAGCGACGTGACGCGACCCATCGTCGTCGGCTCCCTGGCCATGACCGGTGAAACATACCAGGTCGAAGTCAGGGGGGATCTTGCGTATGTTGTCGGTACGGGGCCTGGTTTGCAGATCGTGGATGTCTCCGATCCGTCCGAACCGCGAGCCATGGGGCAGTGTCAATCGGTGCTCGGCCGCCTGGCGCTGGATCCCGCGTTGCCCTACGCCTACGTCATGCACAGGCACGGCTTCAAGGTCGTGGACATCCGCGACGCCGCGCAGCCGCAACTGATCGGTGAGATGTTCAGGAACGGTGAGGTCGCCGGAATGGCAGCGTGCGCCGGCGGGGTACTCTTCGGTGATTGGGATACGGGCCTGGTGATGGCTCCGGTCCAATGCGGTGCGGCGTCAGCAGTCGACGCGCCTGTGGGGCTGCCGACAACCCGCCCACTGCGCATTGCTCCGAATCCGTTGTCGGCGCAGGCAACAATCGCGTTCGATCTTGAGCGACCCGGTACCGTCGAGGCCGCTGTTTACGATCTCGCGGGGCGCCTCGTACGACATCTGGCCCAGAGGTCCGCGGCCGCTGGCCCACAGCAACTGTGGTGGGACGGGCGCAATGATGCCGGAAGGGCCATGCCGGCTGGCGTCTACCTGGTGACGGTGCGGGCGGGAGGCACGACGTCGTCAGCGAGGCTGGCACTCGTTCATTGA
- a CDS encoding OsmC family protein yields the protein MAVAGLALRGVLAVDLEGLAPDHRLDGGDLDCGSGLVLLIREHMQQVPEGGVLELRSRERTVCDDLPPWCRMVGHEYLGQLPGATSDEKRFFVRRGAAAVAQAEAAALADDKARARDYEWRLRARSTGGMRSTAYCRNFAFTIGQPASFEEKDEHPSAVEMLLGALAGDLATGFFTACARAGLQVDDVEITARARLHNVLAHLGLEEGDPSFEAIVIKVFASTMDDEAKVRAIWDEVWRRSPVAMTLAKAARLDTQLTIV from the coding sequence GGCTGTCGCAGGGCTCGCCCTGCGTGGGGTACTAGCGGTGGACCTGGAAGGCCTGGCCCCCGACCACCGGTTGGACGGGGGCGACCTGGACTGCGGTTCCGGGCTGGTGCTGCTGATCCGCGAGCACATGCAGCAGGTGCCGGAAGGCGGCGTGCTGGAGTTGCGCAGCCGCGAGCGGACGGTCTGCGACGACCTGCCGCCGTGGTGCCGCATGGTCGGGCACGAGTACCTGGGCCAGCTGCCGGGCGCGACGTCCGACGAGAAGCGGTTCTTCGTGCGGCGCGGTGCGGCGGCCGTCGCGCAGGCCGAGGCGGCTGCCCTTGCCGACGACAAGGCCCGGGCCCGCGACTACGAGTGGCGGCTGCGCGCGCGTTCCACCGGCGGCATGCGTTCGACCGCGTACTGCCGCAATTTCGCGTTCACGATCGGGCAGCCGGCCAGTTTCGAGGAGAAGGACGAGCATCCGTCGGCCGTCGAGATGCTGCTGGGCGCGCTGGCCGGCGACCTGGCGACCGGCTTCTTCACGGCCTGCGCGCGGGCCGGCCTGCAGGTGGACGACGTGGAGATCACGGCGCGCGCCCGGTTGCACAACGTGCTGGCCCACCTCGGCCTCGAGGAGGGCGACCCGTCGTTCGAGGCGATCGTGATCAAGGTCTTCGCCTCGACCATGGACGATGAGGCGAAGGTGCGCGCGATATGGGACGAGGTGTGGCGTCGCTCGCCGGTGGCCATGACCCTGGCCAAGGCGGCGCGGCTGGATACGCAACTGACCATTGTCTGA